Proteins encoded in a region of the bacterium genome:
- a CDS encoding glycosyltransferase family 4 protein: MTPSLRVLFLGNWPLASAGDDSGFAFFAHFQRPPRVTLMGTYRLGPITRLEKTWLRFYLVAPLVAFIRSFRHDLVVAYSSQVGLPLSLLFHLFRRRTKLVVFDVESFGRVEGGSRLRLVRYAAARIDRIVHASARQREYYERVFPEIGERLRFIPIGIGPYRTTRPAGAPASGPILAPGHHGRAFRDWAMLLRAFAPISGRARLLIVGRERLREIDRDGVPIPENVEFRPFVPADDLGRLVEDAPFVVLPLPERRQSLGQLSALFCMSMGRAVIATRVMGVEDYIEDGVSGLLVPPGDDAALARAMRRLLDDPDEASRFGVEARRRIDTRFNDRAMGRAWEVMIDELMGAVPASGGQPTGIPQASVTHASRPPQSPESS, translated from the coding sequence ATGACGCCCTCGTTGCGGGTTCTGTTTCTCGGCAACTGGCCGCTTGCGTCGGCGGGCGACGATTCGGGTTTCGCGTTCTTCGCGCATTTTCAAAGGCCGCCGCGCGTCACGTTGATGGGCACCTACCGGCTTGGTCCCATCACGCGGCTTGAAAAGACGTGGCTTCGTTTTTATCTGGTCGCGCCCCTTGTCGCTTTTATTCGATCGTTTCGGCACGACCTTGTCGTCGCGTATTCGTCGCAAGTCGGCCTGCCGCTTTCGCTGTTGTTTCACCTTTTTCGCCGTCGCACGAAGCTTGTTGTTTTCGATGTCGAGTCGTTTGGCCGCGTCGAGGGCGGCTCGCGGCTTCGTTTGGTCCGATACGCGGCGGCGCGCATCGACCGTATCGTGCACGCGAGCGCGCGGCAGCGCGAATATTACGAACGCGTGTTTCCGGAGATCGGGGAACGCTTGCGATTCATTCCGATCGGTATCGGACCGTATCGGACAACACGGCCGGCGGGCGCGCCCGCGAGCGGGCCGATTCTCGCGCCGGGGCACCACGGGCGGGCGTTTCGCGACTGGGCGATGCTGTTGCGCGCGTTCGCACCGATTTCCGGCCGCGCGCGATTGCTCATCGTCGGCCGGGAACGTCTGCGGGAAATCGATCGCGACGGCGTACCCATTCCGGAAAACGTCGAGTTTCGCCCTTTCGTCCCGGCGGACGATCTCGGGCGCCTGGTCGAGGACGCGCCGTTTGTCGTGTTGCCGCTTCCGGAGCGCCGGCAGTCGCTCGGGCAGCTCTCGGCGCTCTTTTGCATGTCGATGGGGCGGGCCGTGATCGCCACGCGCGTCATGGGCGTGGAGGATTATATCGAAGACGGCGTAAGCGGCCTTCTCGTGCCGCCCGGGGACGACGCCGCGCTTGCGCGCGCGATGCGGCGGCTGCTCGACGATCCGGACGAGGCGTCGCGTTTCGGGGTGGAGGCGCGGCGACGCATCGATACGCGTTTCAACGATCGAGCGATGGGGCGGGCGTGGGAAGTGATGATTGATGAGTTAATGGGCGCCGTGCCCGCGTCCGGCGGTCAGCCGACGGGAATACCACAGGCATCGGTGACACACGCCTCGAGGCCGCCGCAATCGCCGGAAAGCTCGTAG
- a CDS encoding alkaline phosphatase family protein yields the protein MPVLAVVIAVSILAGGCSKFETDARPKVALIGLDGADWDVIDELIAAGRLPTIKRLMDGGVRANLETIEPILSPIVWTSIVTGVTPERHGITWFMVRDPKTGNPMPITSAKRDVPALWNIASRLGRSVGFVGWWASWPAETVNGFVVTDQVAWHGFGLGLNKDAASTSRTYPESIAFEIESDIVNPLLQPKSMLDPFMKISDLEYAASANRAFDFQNPLHHFMHMLATLRSYEAIGEKLYEKYQPDLFGIYFESIDTTGHLYMKYRAPRMEGISGELFDKYNDTLNAVYERNDKALARLLDKLDPNTIVIVCSDHGFKSREDRLAEAENTKVSTAHKWHEIEGVVLMSGPGVRQGVRLSETPSILDITPTVLYALDLPVAEDFDGKPILAAFEEKFVAKRPVTKLPTYDTGEIRADAPAIAPELSREMEEKLKSLGYIGGEETAAERATEFDSIETHMNRLDMFRKKGDRDGMMREARAMVGMDPGDPRAHAALGDAYATGGDTKKALESISTAETLVEKYMKDPPVDAHGRPKYPVADDHLKSVLASTRGVLHLNEKQYDAALAELTRSRELDDDNVMAWYNMALAYDRMGKIDKAFEFYHESAKRFPDHAYTLNNLGNMHFKRGETEKAIEYYERTAKADPKHHECHHNRGVALEKLGRVEEAEASFRASLERNPDFVPALARLGVALIRRERNDEALEIFEKLAVLSPDDPRVLLQLTELHYAVGHADRAHELYARLNTKSPKAAEAFRGKHPEFDPK from the coding sequence TTGCCCGTTCTTGCCGTCGTCATTGCCGTTTCGATTCTCGCGGGCGGATGCTCGAAATTCGAAACCGACGCGCGGCCCAAGGTCGCGCTGATCGGACTCGACGGCGCGGATTGGGACGTCATCGACGAGCTTATCGCGGCGGGCCGCCTTCCGACCATCAAGCGCCTCATGGACGGCGGCGTACGGGCGAATCTGGAGACGATCGAGCCGATCCTTTCGCCGATCGTCTGGACGTCGATCGTCACGGGTGTGACGCCCGAGCGTCACGGCATCACGTGGTTCATGGTGCGCGATCCGAAGACGGGTAACCCGATGCCGATCACGAGCGCCAAGCGCGACGTGCCCGCGCTGTGGAATATCGCCTCGCGCCTGGGACGGAGCGTCGGCTTCGTGGGCTGGTGGGCGAGTTGGCCCGCGGAGACGGTGAACGGCTTTGTCGTAACCGATCAGGTCGCGTGGCACGGATTCGGCCTCGGGTTGAACAAGGACGCCGCGTCCACCTCGCGCACCTACCCGGAGTCCATCGCCTTCGAGATCGAAAGCGACATCGTCAATCCGCTGCTTCAGCCGAAGTCGATGCTTGATCCGTTCATGAAGATTTCGGATCTGGAATACGCGGCGAGCGCGAACCGCGCCTTCGATTTTCAGAATCCGCTGCATCACTTCATGCACATGCTGGCGACGCTGCGTTCGTATGAGGCGATCGGCGAAAAATTGTACGAGAAATACCAGCCGGATCTTTTCGGCATCTATTTCGAATCGATCGACACCACCGGGCATCTGTACATGAAGTACCGCGCCCCGCGAATGGAGGGCATTTCCGGCGAGCTGTTCGATAAATACAACGACACGCTGAACGCGGTTTACGAGCGCAACGACAAGGCGCTCGCGCGCCTTCTCGACAAGCTCGATCCGAACACGATCGTCATCGTCTGTTCGGACCACGGATTCAAGAGCCGCGAGGACCGCCTGGCCGAGGCCGAAAACACGAAGGTATCGACCGCGCACAAGTGGCACGAAATCGAGGGTGTCGTTCTCATGAGTGGGCCGGGGGTCAGGCAGGGCGTGCGTTTATCGGAGACGCCGTCGATTCTGGATATCACGCCGACCGTTCTTTACGCGCTCGATCTTCCGGTCGCCGAGGATTTCGACGGCAAACCGATTCTCGCGGCGTTCGAGGAGAAATTCGTCGCCAAACGCCCCGTCACAAAACTTCCGACGTACGACACCGGCGAGATCCGCGCGGATGCTCCGGCGATCGCTCCGGAGCTATCCCGCGAGATGGAGGAAAAGCTCAAGAGCCTCGGCTACATCGGCGGCGAGGAAACCGCGGCGGAACGCGCGACGGAATTCGATTCCATCGAGACGCACATGAACCGCCTGGACATGTTCCGCAAGAAGGGCGACCGCGACGGCATGATGCGCGAGGCGCGCGCGATGGTCGGCATGGATCCGGGCGATCCCCGCGCGCACGCCGCGCTCGGCGACGCGTACGCGACCGGGGGCGACACAAAAAAGGCGCTCGAGTCGATCTCGACGGCGGAAACGCTCGTGGAGAAGTACATGAAAGATCCGCCGGTCGACGCGCACGGCCGGCCGAAGTACCCGGTGGCCGACGATCATCTGAAAAGTGTCCTCGCCAGCACGCGCGGGGTGCTGCATCTGAACGAGAAACAATATGACGCCGCGCTCGCGGAGCTGACGCGCTCGCGCGAGCTTGACGACGACAACGTCATGGCCTGGTACAACATGGCGCTCGCTTACGACAGGATGGGAAAGATCGACAAGGCGTTCGAGTTCTATCACGAAAGTGCCAAACGATTTCCTGATCACGCGTACACGCTGAACAATCTCGGCAACATGCACTTCAAGCGCGGCGAAACCGAAAAGGCGATTGAGTACTACGAACGCACGGCAAAGGCGGATCCCAAACATCACGAATGCCATCACAACCGGGGCGTGGCGCTGGAGAAGCTCGGCCGCGTGGAAGAGGCGGAAGCGAGCTTTCGGGCGTCGCTCGAACGCAATCCGGATTTCGTGCCGGCGCTGGCGCGTCTTGGGGTGGCTCTGATCCGGCGCGAACGCAACGACGAAGCGCTCGAGATCTTTGAAAAACTCGCGGTGCTTTCGCCGGACGACCCGCGCGTTTTGTTGCAGCTTACGGAACTTCATTACGCGGTCGGCCACGCGGACCGGGCGCATGAGCTCTACGCGCGGCTGAACACGAAATCGCCGAAGGCCGCGGAGGCTTTTCGCGGCAAACACCCGGAATTCGACCCGAAATAA